One Erythrobacter aureus DNA segment encodes these proteins:
- a CDS encoding threonine aldolase family protein codes for MQFLSDNAAAVHPTVWEALKAADSPDSPYDGDALSAALDERFAQVFDKPCTVLWTATGTAANCLALATMVQPHGAVVCHEDAHIEVDEGGAPGFFLHGAKLMLCEGAGAKLSPRAIRDMIDPIRNDVHQVQPHAISITQASEYGCSYRPAEVEAIAALASERGLGLHMDGARFANAVAFLDCAPAAAAGPVDALSFGFIKNGGLGAEAIVFFDQNLADVARYRRKRAGHLQSKGRFLAAQLHALLEGDVWLHNARHANAAAQEIAQACDGRLLYPVEANELFMRCTLAERETLRERGFGFYDWGEDAARFVTAWNTREEDALSLAKAIASL; via the coding sequence ATGCAATTCCTGTCCGACAATGCCGCTGCGGTCCACCCAACCGTGTGGGAAGCCCTTAAAGCGGCGGATTCGCCCGATTCGCCTTATGATGGCGATGCGCTGAGCGCCGCGCTCGACGAGCGTTTCGCACAGGTGTTCGACAAGCCGTGCACCGTGCTGTGGACGGCGACGGGGACGGCAGCGAATTGCCTGGCGCTGGCGACGATGGTCCAGCCGCATGGCGCGGTCGTGTGTCACGAAGACGCACATATCGAAGTAGACGAGGGCGGTGCGCCCGGCTTCTTCCTCCATGGGGCCAAGCTGATGCTGTGCGAGGGCGCCGGGGCCAAGCTCTCCCCTCGAGCGATCCGCGATATGATCGATCCGATCCGCAACGATGTTCATCAAGTCCAGCCCCATGCCATTTCGATCACCCAGGCGAGCGAGTACGGTTGCAGCTACCGGCCGGCAGAAGTGGAGGCGATTGCTGCGCTGGCGAGCGAACGCGGGCTGGGCCTGCATATGGACGGCGCGCGTTTCGCGAATGCTGTCGCTTTCCTCGATTGCGCGCCTGCCGCTGCGGCGGGGCCGGTCGACGCGCTCAGCTTCGGGTTCATCAAGAATGGCGGGCTCGGGGCGGAGGCAATTGTCTTTTTCGACCAGAACCTCGCCGATGTCGCACGGTATCGGCGCAAACGCGCCGGACATCTTCAATCGAAGGGGCGCTTTCTGGCGGCGCAGCTTCACGCACTGCTCGAAGGCGATGTCTGGCTGCACAATGCGCGTCACGCCAATGCCGCCGCGCAGGAGATCGCGCAGGCCTGCGATGGGCGCCTGCTGTATCCGGTTGAGGCTAACGAACTCTTCATGCGCTGCACGCTCGCGGAGCGGGAGACGCTGCGTGAGCGGGGCTTCGGTTTTTATGACTGGGGTGAAGATGCCGCGCGCTTCGTCACCGCCTGGAACACGCGTGAGGAGGATGCGCTATCGCTTGCCAAAGCGATAGCGAGCTTATGA
- a CDS encoding SDR family NAD(P)-dependent oxidoreductase: MARLFIFGLGYTAGRFAQEMRARGWHVDATGSAGNIDFSNSKSVVAAASQASHVLSSVPPSDGSDPVLDRYGDALTDKWLAYLSSTGVYGDAQGAWVDEASPTGGGRRTARAHCDARWLEAGARLLRLPGIYGPGRSALDRVQGGNAHRIDLPGQVFSRVHVDDIVSGVVAAIESDTLPGAYNLADDLPTSQNAVIEEACRLLNVAPPPLQTIEEAKLSPMARGFYAENRRVANGKAKRVLGWVPKYPTFREGLAALTVRA; this comes from the coding sequence ATGGCCCGATTGTTCATCTTCGGTCTCGGCTACACGGCGGGACGTTTTGCGCAAGAGATGCGCGCCCGCGGCTGGCACGTCGATGCCACGGGAAGCGCGGGAAACATCGATTTTTCGAACAGCAAATCGGTGGTCGCGGCGGCATCGCAGGCGAGCCATGTGCTGAGTTCGGTCCCGCCTTCCGATGGCAGCGACCCCGTACTCGACCGCTATGGCGATGCGTTGACGGACAAATGGCTCGCCTATCTGTCCTCGACCGGCGTCTATGGCGACGCACAGGGGGCGTGGGTCGACGAGGCATCGCCTACCGGTGGCGGACGGCGCACCGCGCGCGCGCATTGCGATGCGCGCTGGCTCGAAGCAGGGGCACGGTTGCTGCGCCTTCCCGGCATTTATGGCCCAGGTCGCAGCGCGCTCGACCGGGTGCAAGGCGGGAACGCCCACCGGATCGACCTGCCCGGCCAGGTCTTCAGCCGCGTGCATGTCGACGATATAGTGTCCGGCGTCGTTGCAGCGATCGAGAGCGATACGCTGCCGGGCGCCTACAATCTCGCCGACGATCTCCCGACCAGCCAGAATGCCGTAATCGAGGAGGCCTGTCGGTTGCTGAACGTCGCCCCTCCCCCGCTCCAGACCATCGAGGAGGCGAAACTGTCGCCCATGGCGCGCGGCTTCTATGCGGAGAATCGCCGGGTCGCGAATGGCAAGGCGAAGCGCGTCCTCGGCTGGGTGCCGAAATATCCTACATTTCGCGAGGGGCTGGCCGCGCTTACGGTTCGGGCGTAG
- a CDS encoding DMT family transporter — protein MNSPTEAESLFTPRNFAAFLLVSLIWGGTWLVIRDQIASVPASWSISYRFLVASFGMFALAAMRREPLRLAPGGLRWAAMLGLFQFTLNFGFVYNAESYITSGLVAVMFALLVVPNAVLGRILLGQRITGAFVLGSAIAALGVALLFAHEWRSSPATLEEVLLGAGLTVGGILSASIANITQAMDGAKKQPFLALLAWSMAIGVAINTVYALAMDGLPQFDMRPSYSLGILYLGLAGSVVTFPLYYGLVRKVGAGQAAYSSVIVPIVAMVLSTLFEGFQWGALPAAGAIITLIGMVVAMRGRTSAPPRRATPEP, from the coding sequence ATGAACTCGCCGACCGAGGCCGAAAGCCTCTTCACCCCGCGCAATTTCGCAGCCTTTCTGCTGGTCAGCCTGATCTGGGGCGGGACCTGGCTGGTCATCCGCGACCAGATAGCGAGTGTTCCGGCGAGCTGGTCGATATCCTATCGTTTTCTGGTGGCTTCTTTCGGGATGTTCGCACTTGCCGCGATGCGGCGGGAACCGCTGCGCCTCGCGCCTGGCGGGCTGCGCTGGGCGGCCATGCTCGGCCTGTTCCAGTTCACGCTCAATTTCGGGTTCGTCTACAATGCGGAAAGCTACATTACCTCGGGCCTCGTCGCGGTGATGTTCGCCCTATTGGTCGTGCCCAATGCAGTACTGGGGCGTATTCTGCTCGGACAGAGGATTACCGGCGCTTTCGTGCTCGGATCGGCGATCGCGGCGCTTGGCGTGGCGCTGCTCTTCGCGCATGAATGGCGCTCATCCCCCGCCACGCTCGAAGAGGTCCTGCTGGGCGCGGGATTGACTGTCGGCGGAATTCTATCGGCGAGCATCGCCAACATCACGCAGGCGATGGACGGCGCGAAGAAGCAACCCTTCCTGGCGCTGCTCGCGTGGTCGATGGCAATCGGCGTGGCAATCAACACCGTCTATGCCCTCGCGATGGACGGCCTTCCGCAATTCGACATGCGACCCTCCTATTCGCTCGGCATTCTCTATCTCGGGCTGGCCGGTTCGGTTGTGACCTTTCCCCTATATTACGGGCTTGTGCGCAAGGTCGGGGCGGGGCAGGCCGCCTACAGTTCGGTGATCGTTCCGATCGTGGCGATGGTGCTCTCCACCCTGTTCGAGGGGTTTCAGTGGGGCGCGCTACCGGCTGCCGGGGCGATCATCACCCTGATCGGCATGGTCGTCGCGATGCGCGGACGTACCAGCGCCCCGCCAAGACGCGCTACGCCCGAACCGTAA